A genomic segment from Blastococcus sp. PRF04-17 encodes:
- a CDS encoding DUF1028 domain-containing protein — protein MTYSIVARDADTGEMGVATQSQAFAVGNSVPFALPGHGVIATQSMAEPMYGAVGLELLQGGFTAQEVLTALSSVDPQPERRQVAVLGVNGDLAAYTGAQCVEAAGHLVGDGCVALANMVASPQVWIAMVERFENSSGPLAQRLLNALQAAEEAGGDFRGRRSAAIMVIRPSTTGRPWHDMAVDLRVDDSPDPIAALTDLLITKARYQDVVRAFQQAIDGDALTADRELELLRPMDPVTEPDQLLWRAVVAALAGREDDARKMLADLSSCAPQFVEAARRFGRAGLLPADVVERILPAS, from the coding sequence GTGACGTACTCGATCGTGGCTCGTGACGCCGACACCGGTGAGATGGGCGTCGCGACCCAGTCCCAGGCCTTCGCCGTGGGCAACAGCGTGCCCTTCGCGCTGCCCGGGCACGGCGTCATCGCCACCCAGTCGATGGCCGAGCCCATGTACGGCGCGGTCGGCCTGGAACTGCTCCAGGGCGGGTTCACCGCCCAGGAGGTGCTCACCGCACTGAGCAGCGTCGACCCCCAGCCCGAGCGCCGCCAGGTCGCCGTCCTCGGCGTGAACGGGGACCTGGCCGCCTACACCGGCGCACAGTGCGTCGAGGCCGCCGGCCACCTCGTCGGCGACGGCTGCGTGGCCCTGGCCAACATGGTCGCCTCGCCGCAGGTCTGGATCGCGATGGTCGAGCGGTTCGAGAACTCCTCCGGCCCGCTCGCCCAGCGCCTCCTCAACGCCCTGCAGGCCGCCGAGGAGGCCGGCGGCGACTTCCGGGGCAGGCGGTCGGCGGCGATCATGGTGATCCGGCCGTCGACCACCGGTCGCCCCTGGCACGACATGGCCGTCGACCTGCGGGTCGACGACTCACCCGATCCCATCGCGGCGCTCACCGATCTCCTGATCACGAAGGCCCGCTACCAGGACGTCGTCCGGGCGTTCCAGCAGGCCATCGACGGCGACGCGCTGACCGCCGACCGGGAGCTGGAGCTGCTGCGGCCGATGGACCCCGTCACCGAGCCCGACCAGCTGCTGTGGCGGGCGGTCGTGGCCGCCCTGGCCGGCCGCGAGGACGACGCGCGCAAGATGCTCGCCGACCTCTCGTCGTGCGCGCCGCAGTTCGTCGAGGCGGCACGGCGCTTCGGGCGAGCCGGCCTTCTGCCCGCGGACGTCGTCGAGCGGATCCTCCCCGCCTC
- a CDS encoding adenosine deaminase, with amino-acid sequence MSSVPILPTAELHVHIEGTLEPELALRLAVRNRTPLRSTELDDLRRAYSFRDLQSFLDLYYELMAVLQRPEDFVDLADAYLARAAAQGVRHAEVFVDPQAHLARGVPLEVVMEGLGEAFARAEERHGMSARLIACFLRDRDPDEAEALLPRLLPYRGLVIGVGLDSAEVGFPPERFERVFARAADEGLHRVAHAGEEGPPAYVRSALDRLGVERVDHGNRSLEDRDLVARLREEQLPLTVCPLSNVALRTVARLEDHPLPAMLAHGLLATVNSDDPAYFGGYLHDNVTAVTRALGLTAEQRRRLAENSFRASFLPEEVKSRHLDAVAAA; translated from the coding sequence GTGTCCAGCGTTCCCATCCTGCCGACGGCCGAGCTGCACGTGCACATCGAGGGCACCCTCGAGCCCGAGCTGGCGCTCCGCCTGGCCGTCCGCAACCGCACGCCGCTGCGCTCGACCGAGCTCGACGACCTGCGCCGCGCCTACTCGTTCCGGGACCTGCAGTCCTTCCTGGACCTCTACTACGAGCTCATGGCGGTCCTCCAGCGGCCCGAGGACTTCGTCGATCTCGCCGACGCCTACCTGGCCCGGGCGGCCGCGCAGGGCGTCCGGCACGCCGAGGTGTTCGTCGATCCGCAGGCGCACCTCGCCCGCGGCGTGCCGCTCGAGGTGGTGATGGAGGGACTGGGCGAGGCGTTCGCCCGGGCCGAGGAGCGGCACGGCATGTCCGCCCGGCTGATCGCCTGCTTCCTCCGGGACCGCGACCCGGACGAGGCCGAGGCGCTGCTCCCGCGGCTGCTCCCGTACCGCGGGCTGGTCATCGGCGTCGGCCTCGACAGCGCCGAGGTCGGCTTTCCGCCGGAGCGCTTCGAGCGGGTGTTCGCCCGGGCCGCCGACGAGGGGCTGCACCGGGTGGCCCACGCGGGGGAGGAGGGGCCGCCGGCGTACGTCCGTTCGGCCCTCGACCGGCTGGGCGTGGAGCGGGTCGACCACGGCAACCGCAGCCTGGAGGACCGGGACCTGGTCGCTCGGCTGCGCGAGGAGCAGCTGCCGCTGACCGTCTGCCCCCTGTCCAACGTGGCGCTGCGCACCGTCGCCCGGCTCGAGGACCACCCCCTGCCGGCCATGCTCGCCCACGGGCTGCTGGCCACCGTCAACTCCGACGATCCGGCCTACTTCGGCGGCTATCTGCACGACAACGTGACCGCGGTGACCCGGGCGCTCGGCCTGACCGCCGAGCAGCGGCGCCGGCTGGCGGAGAACAGCTTCCGGGCCAGCTTCCTGCCGGAGGAGGTCAAGTCCCGCCACCTCGATGCGGTCGCGGCCGCGTGA
- a CDS encoding LLM class flavin-dependent oxidoreductase, whose protein sequence is MRIPLSILDLAPIARGETAGSSIAASVALAQRAEEHGYARVWYAEHHNMPSIASSATSVLIAHVGAQTRTIRLGAGGVMLPNHAPLTIAEQFGTLEAMYPGRIDLGLGRAPGSDQNTMYALRRDPNSADRFPQDVLELQGYLTGATRVPGVDAVPGKGSDVPLYILGSSMFGATLAAALGLPFAFASHFAPRLLANAVAAYRQEFQPSEQLDRPYVIAGVNVIAADTPAAAQANLEAVRRNLAVGLFGRGQSYSDELADQLLAQGAGHHVGQMLTHTAVGTRDQIGPYLDEFRRFADADELIVAHQSATTEGRLRSVTLLAEAMDAVPAA, encoded by the coding sequence ATGCGCATTCCGCTGTCCATCCTCGATCTGGCGCCGATCGCCCGCGGCGAGACGGCGGGCAGCAGCATCGCCGCCAGCGTCGCGCTCGCCCAGCGCGCGGAGGAGCACGGCTACGCGCGGGTCTGGTACGCCGAGCACCACAACATGCCGTCGATCGCCTCGTCGGCGACCAGCGTGCTGATCGCGCACGTCGGGGCGCAGACCAGGACGATCCGGCTCGGGGCCGGCGGCGTCATGCTGCCCAACCACGCGCCGCTGACCATCGCGGAGCAGTTCGGCACCCTCGAGGCGATGTACCCGGGGCGGATCGACCTCGGGCTCGGCCGCGCGCCCGGCTCGGACCAGAACACGATGTACGCGCTGCGCCGCGACCCGAACTCGGCCGACCGCTTCCCGCAGGACGTGCTGGAGCTGCAGGGCTACCTCACCGGCGCGACGCGCGTGCCGGGCGTCGACGCCGTACCTGGCAAGGGCTCGGACGTCCCGCTGTACATCCTGGGGTCGTCGATGTTCGGGGCGACGCTGGCCGCCGCCCTCGGCCTGCCGTTCGCGTTCGCCTCGCACTTCGCGCCACGGCTGCTGGCCAACGCCGTGGCCGCGTACCGCCAGGAGTTCCAGCCGTCGGAGCAGCTCGACCGCCCGTACGTGATCGCCGGCGTGAACGTCATCGCGGCCGACACCCCGGCTGCCGCCCAGGCGAACCTCGAGGCGGTCCGGCGCAACCTGGCCGTCGGCCTGTTCGGTCGTGGGCAGTCCTACTCCGACGAGCTGGCCGACCAGCTGCTGGCGCAGGGCGCCGGCCACCACGTCGGGCAGATGCTCACGCACACCGCCGTCGGCACCCGCGACCAGATCGGCCCGTACCTCGACGAGTTCCGGAGGTTCGCCGACGCCGACGAGCTGATCGTGGCGCACCAGTCGGCTACGACCGAGGGCCGGCTGCGGTCGGTCACGCTGCTGGCCGAGGCGATGGACGCCGTCCCCGCCGCCTGA
- a CDS encoding fumarate reductase/succinate dehydrogenase flavoprotein subunit — protein sequence MELERHEYDVVVVGAGGAGLRAAIEAHESGARTAVVCKSLLGKAHTVMAEGGIAAAMANLWPDDNWRVHFRDTMRGGKMLNHWRMAQLHAQEAPDRVRELEDWGALFDRTPDGLISQRDFGGHRYARLAHVGDRTGLELIRTLQQRTVALGIDVYMECTVTRLLTDSNGITGAFGYWRESGRFVAWQAPSVVLATGGIGKSYKVTSNSWEYTGDGHSLAMQAGATLVNMEFVQFHPTGMVWPPSVRGILVTESVRGDGGILKNSAGNRFMFDYIPDFFRKETAETEAEADRWYEDKKNNRRPPELLPRDEVARAINSEVKAGRGTPHGGVHLDIASRRTPEYIRKRLPSMYHQFKELAEVDITAEPMEVGPTCHYVMGGVEVDPDTEAARVPGLFAAGEVAGGMHGSNRLGGNSLSDLLVFGRRAGAAAAAHASSRRGSTGPLSDDDLADAARAALSPFEREGGENPYAVQHDLQQTMHDLVGIIRTAAEMEQALERIEALKVRVANLSVEGHRQYNPGWHLALDLPNMLIVSECIARAALERQESRGGHTRDDFPATDADWARINLVCSPTAGGGVQVTRQPLPQMPGELAEIFEEIA from the coding sequence ATGGAACTGGAACGGCACGAGTACGACGTCGTGGTCGTCGGGGCGGGAGGTGCGGGCCTGCGGGCCGCGATCGAAGCCCACGAGTCGGGGGCGCGCACGGCTGTGGTGTGCAAGTCGCTGCTCGGCAAGGCGCACACGGTGATGGCCGAGGGCGGCATCGCGGCCGCCATGGCCAACCTCTGGCCGGACGACAACTGGCGGGTGCACTTCCGCGACACCATGCGCGGCGGCAAGATGCTCAACCACTGGCGCATGGCCCAGCTGCACGCCCAGGAGGCGCCCGACCGCGTGCGTGAGCTGGAGGACTGGGGCGCCCTCTTCGACCGCACACCTGACGGGCTGATCAGCCAGCGCGACTTCGGCGGGCACCGGTACGCCCGCCTCGCGCACGTCGGCGACCGCACGGGTCTGGAGCTCATCCGGACCCTGCAGCAGCGCACCGTCGCGCTCGGCATCGACGTCTACATGGAGTGCACCGTCACCCGGCTGCTGACCGACAGCAACGGGATCACCGGGGCGTTCGGCTACTGGCGGGAGTCCGGGCGGTTCGTCGCCTGGCAGGCGCCGTCGGTCGTGCTGGCCACGGGGGGCATCGGCAAGTCGTACAAGGTCACCTCCAACTCGTGGGAGTACACCGGCGACGGGCACAGCCTGGCGATGCAGGCCGGCGCGACGCTGGTCAACATGGAGTTCGTCCAGTTCCACCCGACCGGCATGGTGTGGCCGCCGTCCGTGCGCGGGATCCTGGTCACCGAGAGCGTCCGCGGTGACGGCGGCATCCTGAAGAACTCCGCCGGCAACCGGTTCATGTTCGACTACATCCCCGACTTCTTCCGCAAGGAGACGGCGGAGACCGAGGCCGAGGCCGACCGCTGGTACGAGGACAAGAAGAACAACCGCCGTCCTCCGGAACTGCTGCCGCGCGACGAGGTCGCCCGGGCGATCAACAGCGAGGTGAAGGCCGGTCGCGGGACGCCCCACGGCGGCGTCCACCTGGACATCGCCTCGCGCCGCACGCCGGAGTACATCCGCAAGCGGCTGCCGTCGATGTACCACCAGTTCAAGGAGCTGGCCGAGGTCGACATCACCGCCGAACCGATGGAGGTCGGCCCCACCTGCCACTACGTCATGGGCGGGGTGGAGGTCGACCCCGACACCGAGGCGGCGCGGGTGCCCGGGCTCTTCGCGGCGGGCGAGGTGGCCGGCGGCATGCACGGCTCCAACCGGCTCGGCGGCAACTCGCTGTCCGATCTGCTGGTCTTCGGCCGGCGCGCGGGGGCCGCCGCCGCCGCGCACGCGTCGAGTCGCCGGGGCAGCACGGGGCCCCTCTCGGACGACGACCTGGCCGACGCCGCCCGCGCCGCGCTCTCGCCCTTCGAGCGCGAGGGAGGGGAGAACCCGTACGCCGTCCAGCACGACCTGCAGCAGACGATGCACGACCTGGTCGGGATCATCCGGACGGCGGCCGAGATGGAGCAGGCGCTGGAGCGGATCGAGGCGCTCAAGGTGCGGGTCGCCAACCTCAGCGTCGAGGGCCACCGGCAGTACAACCCTGGCTGGCACCTCGCGCTCGACCTGCCGAACATGCTGATCGTCAGCGAGTGCATCGCGCGGGCGGCGCTGGAGCGGCAGGAGAGCCGCGGCGGGCACACGCGGGACGACTTCCCGGCCACGGATGCCGACTGGGCGCGGATCAACCTCGTCTGCTCGCCCACCGCCGGCGGCGGCGTGCAGGTGACGCGACAACCGCTGCCCCAGATGCCGGGCGAACTGGCCGAGATCTTCGAGGAGATCGCATGA
- a CDS encoding succinate dehydrogenase/fumarate reductase iron-sulfur subunit, protein MSYQGRFRVWRGDASGGQLQDFTVEVNEGEVVLDIIHRLQATQAGDLAVRWNCKAGKCGSCSAEINGRPRLMCMTRMGTFGEDETVTVTPLRTFPVIRDLVTDVSYNYEVASRIPAFTPRPREADGSHRMQQIDVERSQEFRKCIECYLCQNVCHVIRDHEENKAAFAGPRFLIRLAELDMHPLDTVDRKDVAQDEFGLGYCNITKCCSEVCPEGIHLTDNGIIPLKERVVDRKFDPLTFLGSVIRRRRTGD, encoded by the coding sequence ATGAGCTACCAGGGCCGGTTTCGGGTCTGGCGCGGGGACGCCTCGGGCGGCCAGTTGCAGGACTTCACCGTGGAGGTGAACGAGGGCGAGGTCGTGCTGGACATCATCCACCGGCTGCAGGCGACCCAGGCCGGCGACCTCGCCGTCCGCTGGAACTGCAAGGCCGGCAAGTGCGGCTCGTGCAGCGCCGAGATCAACGGCCGGCCGCGGCTGATGTGCATGACGCGGATGGGCACGTTCGGCGAGGACGAGACGGTCACGGTGACGCCCTTGCGCACCTTCCCCGTCATCCGCGACCTGGTCACCGACGTCTCGTACAACTACGAGGTCGCCTCGCGGATCCCGGCGTTCACCCCGCGGCCGCGGGAGGCCGACGGCAGCCACCGCATGCAGCAGATCGACGTCGAGCGCTCGCAGGAGTTCCGCAAGTGCATCGAGTGCTACCTCTGCCAGAACGTCTGCCACGTCATCCGTGACCACGAGGAGAACAAGGCGGCCTTCGCCGGCCCCCGGTTCCTCATCCGGCTGGCCGAGCTCGACATGCACCCGCTGGACACCGTCGACCGCAAGGACGTCGCGCAGGACGAGTTCGGCCTCGGCTACTGCAACATCACCAAGTGCTGCAGCGAGGTCTGCCCCGAGGGCATCCACCTCACCGACAACGGGATCATCCCGCTCAAGGAGCGCGTGGTGGACCGCAAGTTCGACCCGCTCACCTTCCTCGGGTCGGTGATCCGCCGCCGTCGGACAGGGGACTGA
- a CDS encoding TIGR04222 domain-containing membrane protein has protein sequence MTTPHLDLYDMAWLAGGRRRASQTAVAALVGSGRVKVTDPTADLQAVGGGATHPVETAVLDALGTRGHRGIETVVFLVREDPRLDAVEERLVRAGLLRRGRLASAVRSPLTRAGRRALRALREHADARPGSVATAEVALHGLVRVPAGLPAALAERPPSHWSFTRREPVDSDRARIHAGNFIGPVF, from the coding sequence GTGACCACACCGCATCTCGACCTCTACGACATGGCGTGGCTGGCCGGCGGCCGGCGTCGCGCGTCGCAGACCGCCGTGGCCGCCCTGGTCGGGAGCGGGCGCGTGAAGGTGACCGATCCGACCGCGGACCTGCAGGCCGTCGGCGGTGGCGCCACGCATCCGGTCGAGACGGCCGTGCTCGACGCCCTCGGCACCCGCGGGCATCGGGGCATCGAGACCGTCGTCTTCCTCGTGCGCGAGGACCCCCGGCTGGACGCGGTCGAGGAGCGGCTGGTTCGCGCCGGGCTCCTCCGGCGAGGACGGCTCGCCTCGGCGGTGCGCTCGCCCCTGACCCGGGCCGGCCGCCGAGCCCTGCGCGCGCTGCGAGAGCATGCCGACGCTCGGCCCGGCAGCGTCGCCACGGCTGAGGTCGCACTGCACGGGCTGGTCCGGGTTCCGGCCGGTCTGCCCGCGGCCCTCGCCGAGCGCCCGCCGTCACACTGGTCGTTCACCCGGCGCGAGCCCGTCGACTCCGACAGGGCGCGTATCCACGCCGGGAACTTCATCGGCCCGGTGTTCTAG
- a CDS encoding MFS transporter, translated as MRFLGRGELPREVGVLAVIAFVVALGFGVVAPAIPLFARDFGVGTTAVGLAVSAFAFFRFVSAFSGGTLVERFGERLVLTAGLLIVALTTGAAGLAGNFPLFLALRAAGGVGSAMFTVSALSLLLRVAPPSHRGRAAATWQGGFILGGIAGPAAGGLLAELSPRLPFFLYAGFLVVAGAVAVAMLRTAPTAVDPGGSPVQTGPDLDAGPVALRTALRSRVYIAALVANLGVGWVLFGVRNSLVPLYVTEELGRTVAWAGAGLLVGSLAQAVGLLRSGRLVDTWGRRPSLILGSSIATGSLALLVLPPAIGAFLVSMALFGLAASLLGSAPAALVGDISPARGGRVVAVFQMAADLGAVAGPLIAGWLTDVASYQVAFAATAAVLGVGLLTALALPPEKRSASRPTQSS; from the coding sequence GTGCGGTTCCTCGGGCGGGGTGAGCTCCCGCGCGAGGTGGGCGTGCTCGCCGTCATCGCGTTCGTGGTCGCCCTGGGCTTCGGTGTCGTCGCGCCGGCGATCCCGCTGTTCGCCCGCGACTTCGGCGTGGGGACGACCGCCGTCGGCCTGGCCGTCAGCGCCTTCGCGTTCTTCCGGTTCGTCTCGGCCTTCAGCGGCGGCACGCTCGTCGAGCGGTTCGGTGAGCGGCTCGTGCTCACCGCCGGACTGCTGATCGTCGCGCTCACCACCGGGGCGGCCGGGCTGGCGGGGAACTTCCCGCTGTTCCTCGCCCTGCGGGCGGCCGGCGGGGTGGGCAGCGCGATGTTCACGGTGTCGGCGCTGTCGTTGCTCCTGCGCGTCGCGCCGCCGTCGCACCGGGGACGGGCCGCGGCGACCTGGCAGGGCGGCTTCATCCTCGGCGGCATCGCCGGCCCGGCCGCCGGTGGCCTGCTCGCGGAACTGTCGCCGCGACTGCCGTTCTTCCTCTACGCCGGCTTCCTCGTCGTGGCCGGAGCGGTCGCCGTCGCGATGCTGCGGACGGCGCCGACGGCGGTCGATCCGGGTGGGTCACCGGTGCAGACGGGTCCCGACCTCGACGCCGGCCCGGTGGCGCTGCGCACCGCCCTGCGCTCGCGGGTGTACATCGCGGCCCTGGTGGCCAACCTCGGCGTCGGGTGGGTGCTCTTCGGCGTCCGCAACTCGCTCGTCCCGCTCTACGTGACCGAGGAGCTCGGCCGCACCGTCGCCTGGGCCGGCGCCGGGCTGCTCGTCGGTTCCCTCGCCCAGGCCGTCGGTCTGCTGCGGTCGGGCCGGCTCGTCGACACCTGGGGACGACGCCCGTCGCTGATCCTCGGGTCGTCGATCGCCACCGGCTCCCTGGCCCTGCTCGTGCTGCCGCCCGCGATCGGTGCCTTCCTGGTCTCCATGGCGCTGTTCGGCCTGGCCGCGTCCCTGCTGGGCAGCGCACCGGCCGCGCTCGTCGGGGACATCAGCCCGGCCCGGGGCGGCCGGGTCGTGGCGGTGTTCCAGATGGCGGCCGACCTCGGCGCCGTCGCCGGCCCGCTGATCGCCGGCTGGCTGACCGACGTCGCGTCGTACCAGGTGGCGTTCGCGGCGACCGCCGCCGTCCTCGGCGTCGGCCTGCTCACCGCGCTGGCCCTGCCACCGGAGAAGCGCTCCGCGAGCCGGCCGACTCAGTCCTCCTGA
- a CDS encoding gamma carbonic anhydrase family protein, with amino-acid sequence MADNYIAQLQFGAPKIDEEAFVAPTAVVVGAVTLDARASVWYGVVVRADEEVIVIGPDTNVQDGCILHSDPGFPLLVGRGVTVGHRVVLHGARVDDDVLVGMGSVVMNGAHIGTGSIVAAGAVVTPNTTVPPGSVVAGVPAKVVRQATDEDLEHIRRNAESYTRRLPAARRVRPVIRTPLPPAGTYFDDGAP; translated from the coding sequence ATGGCGGACAACTACATCGCGCAGCTGCAGTTCGGCGCACCGAAGATCGACGAGGAGGCGTTCGTCGCCCCGACCGCGGTGGTGGTGGGCGCCGTGACGCTCGATGCTCGGGCCAGCGTCTGGTACGGCGTCGTGGTCCGCGCCGACGAGGAGGTGATCGTCATCGGCCCCGACACCAACGTCCAGGACGGCTGCATCCTGCACTCCGACCCCGGCTTCCCACTCCTGGTCGGCCGCGGCGTGACGGTCGGGCACCGCGTCGTGCTGCACGGAGCACGCGTCGACGACGACGTCCTCGTCGGCATGGGCAGCGTGGTGATGAACGGGGCACACATCGGCACCGGGTCGATCGTCGCCGCCGGCGCGGTCGTCACCCCGAACACGACGGTGCCACCCGGTTCGGTGGTCGCCGGTGTGCCGGCCAAGGTCGTGCGCCAGGCGACCGACGAGGACCTCGAGCACATCCGTCGCAACGCCGAGAGCTACACGAGGCGGCTGCCCGCGGCGCGCCGGGTGCGCCCGGTCATCCGCACCCCGCTGCCACCCGCCGGCACCTACTTCGACGACGGCGCGCCGTGA
- a CDS encoding PilZ domain-containing protein: MNDEIDQHLDRPEESGFADVTLVTRGVTVTASVELSETSVVIVRPQGDQSACGLQPGETVELYWVGGHEERTLPGTLTSLEGGAEPRWQIAVKGQAERSQRRKAVRARVAVPVIVPWAGSQMTGTTVDLSEGGMRALMDGWGLPPEPGTPTQLSIEIDDDLLHLQGEFVWTADRGGQQWLLAMKFLDVPERAGDIIRRRVFQALRDERAATAG, translated from the coding sequence GTGAACGACGAGATCGACCAGCACCTCGACCGGCCCGAGGAGAGCGGCTTCGCCGACGTCACGCTCGTGACGCGCGGCGTCACCGTGACCGCGTCGGTGGAGCTGTCGGAGACCTCCGTGGTCATCGTGCGGCCGCAGGGCGACCAGTCCGCCTGCGGTCTCCAGCCCGGGGAGACAGTAGAGCTGTACTGGGTCGGCGGGCACGAGGAGCGCACTCTCCCGGGCACGCTCACCTCGCTCGAGGGTGGCGCCGAGCCGCGGTGGCAGATCGCGGTCAAGGGGCAGGCCGAGCGCAGCCAGCGACGCAAGGCGGTGCGGGCGCGGGTCGCCGTCCCGGTGATCGTTCCCTGGGCGGGCTCGCAGATGACGGGCACGACCGTCGACCTCAGCGAGGGCGGGATGCGCGCGCTGATGGACGGCTGGGGTCTGCCTCCGGAGCCCGGCACTCCGACGCAGCTGAGCATCGAGATCGACGACGATCTCCTGCACCTGCAGGGCGAGTTCGTCTGGACCGCCGACCGGGGCGGCCAGCAGTGGCTGCTGGCGATGAAGTTCCTGGACGTCCCCGAGAGGGCGGGCGACATCATCCGCCGGCGGGTCTTCCAGGCTCTGCGCGACGAGCGGGCCGCCACCGCCGGTTAG
- a CDS encoding protein adenylyltransferase SelO: MTVAPPRTVLDNRFARELPELALPWRAEEAPRPRLLVLNDALATELGLDPAWLRSDDGVGLLVGTAVPGGATPVAQAYAGHQFGGYSPRLGDGRALLLGELVDTGGRLRDLHLKGSGRTPFARGGDGLAAVGPMLREYVISEAMHALGIPTTRSLAVVATGREVRRETLLPGAVLARVASSHLRVGSFQYARATDDVELLRRLADHAIARHHPAAADADHPYLALFEAVVAAQAELVARWMLVGFVHGVMNTDNMTISGETIDYGPCAFMEAFDPATVYSSIDSGGRYAYGNQPLAAEWNLARLAEALLPLIDEEQERAVELAVASLGTFRPRYNAAWLAGMRAKLGLPDGLDEAVAGPLFEELQELLHKDHVDHTSFFRTLGAAARGDAEPTRLLFLDLAAIDDWLARWRAIGPDADAMDRVNPIYIPRNHLVEEALDAATAGDLQPLEKLLEVVSAPFDERPGLERYAAPAPQDFGVYRTFCGT; encoded by the coding sequence GTGACCGTCGCGCCGCCCAGGACCGTGCTCGACAACCGCTTCGCCCGCGAGCTGCCGGAGCTGGCCCTTCCATGGCGGGCCGAGGAGGCGCCCCGCCCCCGGCTGCTCGTGCTCAACGACGCGCTGGCGACCGAGCTGGGGCTCGACCCCGCGTGGCTGCGCAGCGACGACGGCGTCGGCCTGCTGGTGGGCACCGCGGTGCCCGGCGGCGCGACTCCAGTCGCCCAGGCGTACGCCGGACACCAGTTCGGCGGCTACTCACCCCGGCTCGGCGACGGCCGCGCGCTGCTGCTGGGCGAGCTCGTCGACACCGGCGGCCGGCTGCGGGACCTGCACCTGAAGGGCTCCGGCCGCACCCCGTTCGCCCGGGGAGGCGACGGCCTGGCCGCCGTCGGGCCGATGCTGCGCGAGTACGTCATCAGCGAGGCGATGCACGCCCTCGGCATCCCGACCACCCGGTCGCTGGCCGTGGTGGCGACCGGCCGCGAGGTGCGGCGGGAGACGCTGCTGCCCGGCGCCGTCCTCGCCCGGGTGGCGAGCAGCCACCTGCGGGTCGGCAGCTTCCAGTACGCCCGCGCCACCGACGACGTCGAGCTGCTGCGCCGGCTCGCCGACCACGCGATCGCCCGGCACCACCCGGCGGCGGCCGACGCCGACCACCCGTACCTGGCGCTGTTCGAGGCGGTCGTCGCCGCCCAGGCGGAGCTCGTCGCGCGGTGGATGCTCGTGGGTTTCGTGCACGGCGTGATGAACACCGACAACATGACCATCTCGGGCGAGACGATCGACTACGGCCCCTGCGCGTTCATGGAGGCGTTCGATCCGGCGACCGTCTACAGCTCGATCGACTCCGGCGGCCGGTACGCCTACGGCAATCAGCCGCTCGCGGCGGAGTGGAACCTCGCCCGGCTGGCCGAGGCCCTGCTCCCGTTGATCGACGAGGAGCAGGAGCGGGCCGTCGAGCTCGCGGTCGCCTCCCTCGGCACCTTCCGGCCGCGGTACAACGCCGCGTGGCTGGCCGGCATGCGTGCCAAGCTCGGCCTGCCCGACGGCCTCGACGAGGCGGTGGCCGGGCCCCTGTTCGAGGAACTCCAGGAGCTGCTGCACAAGGACCACGTCGACCACACGTCGTTCTTCCGCACGCTCGGTGCGGCCGCCAGGGGCGACGCCGAGCCCACGCGGCTGCTGTTCCTCGATCTCGCGGCGATCGACGACTGGCTGGCCCGCTGGCGGGCGATCGGCCCGGACGCCGACGCGATGGACCGGGTCAACCCGATCTACATCCCGCGCAACCACCTGGTCGAGGAGGCCCTGGACGCGGCGACCGCCGGCGACCTCCAGCCGCTGGAGAAGCTGCTGGAGGTCGTGTCCGCCCCCTTCGACGAACGGCCCGGGCTGGAGCGGTACGCCGCGCCCGCGCCGCAGGACTTCGGCGTCTACCGGACCTTCTGCGGCACCTGA
- a CDS encoding CBS domain-containing protein, which produces MASARDIMTGGAECVGENESLLDAARKMRDLDVGSLPICGEDNRLKGMLTDRDIVVKCLAEGGDPSSAKAGDFAEGKPVTIGADDPVEEILRTMTQYKVRRLPVIDGHDLIGIVSQGDVARNLPEEKVGDLVEAISS; this is translated from the coding sequence ATGGCTTCAGCGCGCGACATCATGACCGGCGGCGCCGAGTGCGTCGGCGAGAACGAGAGCTTGCTGGATGCAGCCCGAAAGATGCGCGACCTGGACGTCGGGTCGCTGCCCATCTGCGGTGAGGACAACCGCCTCAAGGGGATGCTGACCGACCGCGACATCGTCGTGAAGTGCCTCGCCGAAGGTGGGGATCCGTCGTCGGCGAAGGCCGGGGACTTCGCCGAGGGCAAGCCGGTGACCATCGGCGCCGACGACCCGGTGGAGGAGATCCTCCGCACGATGACGCAGTACAAGGTCCGGCGGCTGCCCGTCATCGACGGCCACGACCTGATCGGCATCGTCAGCCAGGGCGACGTGGCACGGAACCTGCCCGAGGAGAAGGTCGGCGATCTGGTCGAGGCCATCTCCAGCTGA